AGGAATTGAACCTTCCATGTCTTTGGTTAATGAACTAATTGAGAGCTATCTTAATAATCTCAAAGTTGAAATTAATAACAACTCAAAACACCTAAAACCTGGAGTAAAAGAATTTATAGAGTTTATTTATTACGAATTAAATTATCCATTAGGACTTCTTACAGGCAACCTTGAAAAAGGAGCGAGAATCAAACTTGAACCATTCGGACTTAATTTATTTTTCCCTGTGGGTGCCTTTGGAAGTGATCATGAAGATAGAAATCAGCTTTTACCTATAGCAATTGACAGATTTTCAAAAAAATTTAAATATTCCATAGATTTTCATCAATGTATTGTTATCGGCGATACCCCAAGAGATGTAGCCTGTGCAAAGCCATACGGAGCAAAGGTGATAGCTGTTGCTACAGGTCCTTATAGTGTAAAAGATTTACAAACAACAGATGCAGACATTGTGGTTGAAAGCCTATCGGAAACCACTAAAATTTTAACACTGCTTTCTTAAAATGGGGAAATTTCCTGTAACTGAAAAAAAAGAAAAAGAGCTTTTAGAAGAAATGCAAAAGCTGGGCATAAAGGAATCAGATATTGAAGAGAAATTTATCAAATGTTCAGGACATGGAGGGCAGAAACTTAATAAAACATCAACAGGAGTTTATTTAAAACACATACCCTCTGCCATTGAAGTAAAATGCACAAAAGAAAGATCGCAGGGATTAAATCGTTTTTTTGCGCGCAGAATGTTGGTGGAAAAAATAAAAGAATTCATAGGGATTCCTACAAAAAAGCAAATAGAAATAGAAAAAATAAGGAAGAAGAAAGTTAAAAAGCAAAGAAATTCACAACTGTAGCTAAAAGTCTTAGCCCTTTAAATAAAAAGGGGGATTCCTCAGGCTTTCAATAAAAAAGGGGAGCAAATTTGCTCCCCTCTGCAAAAAATAAGAAAAATTACTTTACAAAAGGATTTGCATAGAAGGTAATAAGAACAAATACGAGAACATAAATAACCAGAGACTCAATTAATGCAAGACCTACGATAAAGAGTGTCATGAGCTTTCCTGTGACTCCAGGATTTCTTGCAGAACCCTCAAGAATACCTCTAAGACCCTGTCCCATTCCAGCTCCACCACCACCAGCTGCTGCACCAAGTCCAATCAATGCACCGGCTGTAGCATATCCATAATAGTTAAGCTTTGCAGGATCAGAATCAGCTGCAAATACTGCTGAGGCTGTTAAAACAACCACAAGAGCTACCATAAGAATTACGAAAAATTTTCTCATTGCTTCTTCCCTCCTTTCTTTTTATTATTTAGTGAGCTTCTTCAACTGCACCTGCTATATAAACAGCGGTTAATAACATGAAAACATATGCCTGAAGTACGCTAACCAGTGTTCCCAAACACAGAAAAGCAACTGGCACTATCAATGGAGCAAGAATTCCCAGTACCATTAACAGTAGATGTTTTCCAAACATGTTACCAAAAAGTCGGACACCCAGTGTAAGAGGTCTTGCTAAATGGGTGATCCACTCAACAACAAACATAAACAACATAAATGGAATAGCATAAATACTTCTTATTGGACCAAAGAAAAATTCTAAATAACGAATGCCATGTACTTTAAATCCCATATACTGATAAATAAAAAATACAGGAATAGCCATTGAAAAAGTAACATTAACATTAGAAGTCGGAGACTCAAATCCAGGAATAAGACCAAAAAGATTGCCGACTAAAATATAAATAAAAAGAGTCCCCAAAAGAGGTAAAAATTTGTCTCCCCAATGATGTCCTATGCTTGTTCTTGCCTGTCCTTGAAGAAATTCTACCAGAACTTCCATCAAATTCTGCAGACCTGCTGGAACCATTTTAAGATTACTTCTAACAATTAAAGACACAATAATAATTAATATAATTGCTAACCATGAATAACTAACAAAGGGAGGAATTGAGGGTATTAACATTCCTAAAAAAGTTGGTGCTTCCCTTTAAGCCTCCTTTCTTATTTTTTGATTAAGTTATAATACATAAAAATTTTTCAAATGTCAAGCATAAAATAAGACTTCTTTTATTTATTTGATTTTCTTATTCTTCGGCTTCATCTCGAGAAAATTCTTCAAATTCTGTTACAATTTTTTATGGATCCTGTTACACATACTCTTTCTGGATTTGTCTTGAGTAAAACTATAACTAAAAATAAAACCATTCTTGCCATCATTCTTGTTACTTCATTAATTCCTGATTTAGATATCCTTTTAAGATTACATAGTAAAGAGCTTTTTCTAATGCATCATAGAGGAATTACTCACGGAATTGGAGCTTTATTTTTATTTCCTCTTTTACCTGCAATAATTTTTCGCAGAAAGTTAGGTTTTTTTAAAGCATATATCACCTCTTTCATAGCTTATGCACTTCATATCTTTTTTGACCTTACAAATCAATATGGAACAAAAATTCTTTCTCCCTTTGATTGGAACTCTTATAATCTTTCTTTAACTTTCATAATTGACCCTTATGTTTTATTGCCTCTTTTATTAGCAGTTGTATTTTCAATCAAATTCAAAAAGCAGGCAAAATTTCTGTATATATTCTCAATGATATTTATTACCGTATACATAGGAACTAAGGCATATCTTAAAACAGAGGCAAAAGATTTTCTGAAACAAAAAATAGAAGCCCATCAATACAGAGTTTATCCTCTTCCAAATGATTTTTTAAGATGGTGGTTTATAGCAAGACATTCAGATGAATATATAACAGGATTTGTTGACTTGTTTACAAAAAAAGTGTATTTTGATGAAAGATATAAAATTAAGAATGACCCTGCAATTGTAAAATCAAAAGAATCCGAATCTGTAAAAGCATTGCTTTCCTTTGCAAAACATCCAGTGGCAGAAATTAAACATGAAGGAGATGTGACTGTAGTGCTTTGGCGAGAGCTATCCTATGGATTTTTACCTGATGACAGATTTACTGCTAAGGTCTGGCTGAAAGAATCTCCACAAGGTTATAAAATAATAAATGCTAACCTAAGAATATGAAAGTCTGCGAAATCTTTACAAGTATTCAGGGAGAGAGTTCTCTTGCTGGAATTCCAATGGTTTTTGTAAGGCTGACTGGATGCAATCTCAGATGTAGTTACTGTGATACAAAATATGCCTATTATGAAGGAGAAGAACTTTCAATAAATAAAGTTTTAGAGAAAATTCACTCTTTTCCCTTTCAATATGTTGAAATCACGGGAGGAGAACCTCTTTTACAGGATGAAACATACAAGCTCATAAATGAACTTGTAAAAAGTCATAATGTCCTTATTGAAACAAATGGTTCTATCCCTATTGAAAAAGTCAATCCTGAAGTAAAAATAATTATGGATATAAAAACTCCAGGAAGCGGAATGAGTGAAAAAAATTACATTGAAAATTTGAGATTTCTTAAAAAAATTGATGAAGTTAAGTTTGTCTTAACAAACAGGGATGACTATGAATGGGCAAAGAATTTTATAAAAAATCACGAAATAAAAGCTAATGAAATTCTATTTTCTCCTGCTTATGGAATACTCAATCCAGCAGAGCTTGCAAAATGGCTAATTAATGACGGAATTTCAGTAAGGTTAAATCTTCAGATTCATAAATACATTTTTGGTAATATAAGAGGTGTTTAGGGTTTGTAATATTTTTTCTTTTCAGGAAGATAATTCTGTTCTACATATCCTCCATAATCATGTGGATATTTATAACCTTTCCCATGACCGAGCTTTTTAGCTCCTGGGTAATGAGCATCCTTAAGATGTTCTGGAACAGCAAATGTCCGTTCTTTTTCTACATCCTTTAGAGCTTCTTCAATTGCTCTGTAACAGGCATTGCTTTTAGGTGCTAAAGCAACATAAATTGCTGCATGAGAGAGAATTATTTTTGCCTCTGGCATTCCAACAATTTCAACAGCTCTTGCAGCAGAGGTTGCCAAAATCAAAGCCATAGGGTCAGCATTTCCAACATCTTCACTTGCTGCAATTATTATTCTCCTTGCAATAAAACGGGGGTCTTCTCCAGCATATATCATCTTTGCAAGCCAGTAGACTGTTGCATCAGGATCACTGCCTCTCATACTCTTGATGAATGCTGAAGCAGTATCATAATGTTCATCTCCTGCTCTATCATAAACAATATGTTTTTTCTGAATGCTTTCTTCAGCAACCTTAATATCAATTCTGATAACACCCTCTTTATCAGGCTCAGTAGTCAATACAGCAATCTCAAGAGCTGAAAGAGCTTTTCTTGCATCACCATCTGAAG
The Thermodesulfovibrio yellowstonii DSM 11347 DNA segment above includes these coding regions:
- a CDS encoding radical SAM protein, with the protein product MKVCEIFTSIQGESSLAGIPMVFVRLTGCNLRCSYCDTKYAYYEGEELSINKVLEKIHSFPFQYVEITGGEPLLQDETYKLINELVKSHNVLIETNGSIPIEKVNPEVKIIMDIKTPGSGMSEKNYIENLRFLKKIDEVKFVLTNRDDYEWAKNFIKNHEIKANEILFSPAYGILNPAELAKWLINDGISVRLNLQIHKYIFGNIRGV
- the atpB gene encoding F0F1 ATP synthase subunit A, translated to MLIPSIPPFVSYSWLAIILIIIVSLIVRSNLKMVPAGLQNLMEVLVEFLQGQARTSIGHHWGDKFLPLLGTLFIYILVGNLFGLIPGFESPTSNVNVTFSMAIPVFFIYQYMGFKVHGIRYLEFFFGPIRSIYAIPFMLFMFVVEWITHLARPLTLGVRLFGNMFGKHLLLMVLGILAPLIVPVAFLCLGTLVSVLQAYVFMLLTAVYIAGAVEEAH
- a CDS encoding replication-associated recombination protein A, with translation MSDLFDSPSETYKTEPLAYRMAPRNLDEYVGQSHIISEGKLLRRAIDSDKITSLILYGPPGTGKTALARIIANKTKAYFQWLNATTLNIEEIRKQVSLAKQRLSRGEKTILFIDEIHRLNRISQDALLPDIEEGTIILIGATIENPFFYLNSALLSRSHVFELKPLTEQEIITILKRAIVDTERGFGSLKVEITSEALSHLAKSSDGDARKALSALEIAVLTTEPDKEGVIRIDIKVAEESIQKKHIVYDRAGDEHYDTASAFIKSMRGSDPDATVYWLAKMIYAGEDPRFIARRIIIAASEDVGNADPMALILATSAARAVEIVGMPEAKIILSHAAIYVALAPKSNACYRAIEEALKDVEKERTFAVPEHLKDAHYPGAKKLGHGKGYKYPHDYGGYVEQNYLPEKKKYYKP
- a CDS encoding HAD family hydrolase — encoded protein: MKLILFDIDGTLISAGGAGTRSLNKAFEEILGIKDAFKNFEMAGKTDIQIIKEGLMFAGIEPSMSLVNELIESYLNNLKVEINNNSKHLKPGVKEFIEFIYYELNYPLGLLTGNLEKGARIKLEPFGLNLFFPVGAFGSDHEDRNQLLPIAIDRFSKKFKYSIDFHQCIVIGDTPRDVACAKPYGAKVIAVATGPYSVKDLQTTDADIVVESLSETTKILTLLS
- a CDS encoding ATP synthase subunit C codes for the protein MRKFFVILMVALVVVLTASAVFAADSDPAKLNYYGYATAGALIGLGAAAGGGGAGMGQGLRGILEGSARNPGVTGKLMTLFIVGLALIESLVIYVLVFVLITFYANPFVK
- a CDS encoding peptide chain release factor family protein, yielding MGKFPVTEKKEKELLEEMQKLGIKESDIEEKFIKCSGHGGQKLNKTSTGVYLKHIPSAIEVKCTKERSQGLNRFFARRMLVEKIKEFIGIPTKKQIEIEKIRKKKVKKQRNSQL
- a CDS encoding metal-dependent hydrolase, yielding MDPVTHTLSGFVLSKTITKNKTILAIILVTSLIPDLDILLRLHSKELFLMHHRGITHGIGALFLFPLLPAIIFRRKLGFFKAYITSFIAYALHIFFDLTNQYGTKILSPFDWNSYNLSLTFIIDPYVLLPLLLAVVFSIKFKKQAKFLYIFSMIFITVYIGTKAYLKTEAKDFLKQKIEAHQYRVYPLPNDFLRWWFIARHSDEYITGFVDLFTKKVYFDERYKIKNDPAIVKSKESESVKALLSFAKHPVAEIKHEGDVTVVLWRELSYGFLPDDRFTAKVWLKESPQGYKIINANLRI